A window of the Carassius gibelio isolate Cgi1373 ecotype wild population from Czech Republic chromosome B16, carGib1.2-hapl.c, whole genome shotgun sequence genome harbors these coding sequences:
- the nr1d2a gene encoding nuclear receptor subfamily 1 group D member 2a isoform X1, with the protein MESTKQGGVIAYVCSSSSAPILESCMSDSSNSRSPSSSPPLSTKPSRLTDLSTAGLLSKHPRGHASDKTLAAKSSITKLNGMVLLCKVCGDIASGFHYGVHACEGCKGFFRRSIQQNIQYKKCLKTESCTIVRINRNRCQQCRFKKCLSVGMSRDAVRFGRIPKREKQRMLLEMETAMNNMMNNSQLQHMLHSDSSSSLPSPPDSPRSSSDLSRDSESAVPMDTASSCSSDSGEEDVLSSRRVPLGYSSESLSSCCKEEPPQERWSRWNESSAADNNLQTTAGPYREHVTQQCHTNNTNNVQTGGNRGHLVCPMSASPFVDPFKRGHEIWEEFSRSFIPAVREVVEFAKRIPGFQDLSQHDQVNLLKAGTFEVLMVRFVSLFDVKERTVTFLSGRKFSVDLLRSMGAGELLNCMFEFSEKLSALQLNEEEMTLFSAVVLVSADRSAIEDVSGVEALQETLIRSLRNLIMKNHSNEAAVFTKLLLKLPELRSLNNMHSEELLAFKIQP; encoded by the exons ATGGAATCAACAAAGCAAG GAGGCGTGATAGCGTACGTCTGCTCCTCAAGCTCCGCCCCCATCCTGGAGTCCTGCATGAGTGACAGCTCTAACAGCCGCTCCCCATCATCCTCCCCGCCTCTGTCCACTAAACCGAGCCGCCTGACAGACCTGTCCACCGCCGGACTGCTGTCCAAACACCCCCGTGGACACGCGTCTGACAAGACCCTCGCTGCCAAGAGCTCCATCACCA AGCTCAACGGGATGGTGCTGCTGTGTAAAGTGTGTGGAGACATCGCCTCGGGCTTCCACTACGGTGTTCATGCCTGTGAAGGCTGCAAG GGCTTCTTCAGAAGAAGCATCCAGCAGAATATCCAGTATAAGAAATGCctgaagacagaaagctgcactATAGTGCGAATAAACCGCAACCGCTGCCAGCAGTGCCGCTTTAAGAAGTGTTTATCAGTCGGGATGTCCCGAGACG CTGTGCGTTTCGGACGCATCCCGAAGCGGGAGAAGCAGCGGATGCTCCTGGAGATGGAGACGGCCATGAATAACATGATGAACAACAGTCAGCTGCAGCACATGCTTCACAGCGACTCCAGCTCCTCCTTACCATCGCCGCCGGATTCACCGCGCTCCTCCTCCGATCTCTCCCGGGACTCGGAGTCAGCCGTCCCTATGGACACGGCCTCGTCCTGTTCCTCCGACAGCGGGGAGGAAGACGTGCTGAGCTCCAGACGCGTTCCCCTCGGGTACAGCTCCGAATCGCTCAGCAGCTGCTGTAAGGAGGAGCCGCCACAGGAACGCTGGAGCCGCTGGAACGAGAGCAGCGCCGCCGACAACAACCTGCAAACCACCGCTGGACCTTACAGGGAACACGTGACCCAACAGTGCCACACAAACAACACGAACAACGTCCAGACTGGAGGAAACAGAGGACACCTG GTGTGTCCCATGAGCGCTTCCCCCTTCGTGGACCCCTTCAAGCGCGGTCATGAAATCTGGGAGGAGTTCTCCAGGAGCTTCATCCCTGCTGTACGAGAAGTGGTGGAATTTGCCAAGCGGATCCCGGGCTTCCAGGACCTCTCCCAACACGACCAGGTCAACCTCCTCAAGGCGGGAACCTTCGAG GTGCTGATGGTGCGCTTCGTGTCGTTGTTCGATGTGAAAGAGCGGACCGTGACGTTCCTGAGCGGCAGGAAGTTCAGCGTGGACCTGCTGCGCTCCATGGGCGCCGGAGAGCTGCTCAACTGCATGTTTGAGTTCAGCGAGAAGCTCAGCGCTCTGCAGCTCAACGAGGAAGAGATGACGCTCTTCTCCGCCGTGGTGCTGGTGTCTGCAG ACCGATCGGCCATCGAGGACGTGAGCGGCGTGGAGGCCCTGCAGGAGACCCTGATCAGATCTCTGAGGAACCTGATCATGAAGAACCACTCGAACGAAGCCGCCGTCTTCACCAAGCTGCTTCTGAAGCTCCCGGAGCTGCGCTCGCTCAATAACATGCACTCCGAGGAGCTGCTCGCCTTCAAAATCCAACCTTAA
- the nr1d2a gene encoding nuclear receptor subfamily 1 group D member 2a isoform X2: MESTKQGVIAYVCSSSSAPILESCMSDSSNSRSPSSSPPLSTKPSRLTDLSTAGLLSKHPRGHASDKTLAAKSSITKLNGMVLLCKVCGDIASGFHYGVHACEGCKGFFRRSIQQNIQYKKCLKTESCTIVRINRNRCQQCRFKKCLSVGMSRDAVRFGRIPKREKQRMLLEMETAMNNMMNNSQLQHMLHSDSSSSLPSPPDSPRSSSDLSRDSESAVPMDTASSCSSDSGEEDVLSSRRVPLGYSSESLSSCCKEEPPQERWSRWNESSAADNNLQTTAGPYREHVTQQCHTNNTNNVQTGGNRGHLVCPMSASPFVDPFKRGHEIWEEFSRSFIPAVREVVEFAKRIPGFQDLSQHDQVNLLKAGTFEVLMVRFVSLFDVKERTVTFLSGRKFSVDLLRSMGAGELLNCMFEFSEKLSALQLNEEEMTLFSAVVLVSADRSAIEDVSGVEALQETLIRSLRNLIMKNHSNEAAVFTKLLLKLPELRSLNNMHSEELLAFKIQP; the protein is encoded by the exons ATGGAATCAACAAAGCAAG GCGTGATAGCGTACGTCTGCTCCTCAAGCTCCGCCCCCATCCTGGAGTCCTGCATGAGTGACAGCTCTAACAGCCGCTCCCCATCATCCTCCCCGCCTCTGTCCACTAAACCGAGCCGCCTGACAGACCTGTCCACCGCCGGACTGCTGTCCAAACACCCCCGTGGACACGCGTCTGACAAGACCCTCGCTGCCAAGAGCTCCATCACCA AGCTCAACGGGATGGTGCTGCTGTGTAAAGTGTGTGGAGACATCGCCTCGGGCTTCCACTACGGTGTTCATGCCTGTGAAGGCTGCAAG GGCTTCTTCAGAAGAAGCATCCAGCAGAATATCCAGTATAAGAAATGCctgaagacagaaagctgcactATAGTGCGAATAAACCGCAACCGCTGCCAGCAGTGCCGCTTTAAGAAGTGTTTATCAGTCGGGATGTCCCGAGACG CTGTGCGTTTCGGACGCATCCCGAAGCGGGAGAAGCAGCGGATGCTCCTGGAGATGGAGACGGCCATGAATAACATGATGAACAACAGTCAGCTGCAGCACATGCTTCACAGCGACTCCAGCTCCTCCTTACCATCGCCGCCGGATTCACCGCGCTCCTCCTCCGATCTCTCCCGGGACTCGGAGTCAGCCGTCCCTATGGACACGGCCTCGTCCTGTTCCTCCGACAGCGGGGAGGAAGACGTGCTGAGCTCCAGACGCGTTCCCCTCGGGTACAGCTCCGAATCGCTCAGCAGCTGCTGTAAGGAGGAGCCGCCACAGGAACGCTGGAGCCGCTGGAACGAGAGCAGCGCCGCCGACAACAACCTGCAAACCACCGCTGGACCTTACAGGGAACACGTGACCCAACAGTGCCACACAAACAACACGAACAACGTCCAGACTGGAGGAAACAGAGGACACCTG GTGTGTCCCATGAGCGCTTCCCCCTTCGTGGACCCCTTCAAGCGCGGTCATGAAATCTGGGAGGAGTTCTCCAGGAGCTTCATCCCTGCTGTACGAGAAGTGGTGGAATTTGCCAAGCGGATCCCGGGCTTCCAGGACCTCTCCCAACACGACCAGGTCAACCTCCTCAAGGCGGGAACCTTCGAG GTGCTGATGGTGCGCTTCGTGTCGTTGTTCGATGTGAAAGAGCGGACCGTGACGTTCCTGAGCGGCAGGAAGTTCAGCGTGGACCTGCTGCGCTCCATGGGCGCCGGAGAGCTGCTCAACTGCATGTTTGAGTTCAGCGAGAAGCTCAGCGCTCTGCAGCTCAACGAGGAAGAGATGACGCTCTTCTCCGCCGTGGTGCTGGTGTCTGCAG ACCGATCGGCCATCGAGGACGTGAGCGGCGTGGAGGCCCTGCAGGAGACCCTGATCAGATCTCTGAGGAACCTGATCATGAAGAACCACTCGAACGAAGCCGCCGTCTTCACCAAGCTGCTTCTGAAGCTCCCGGAGCTGCGCTCGCTCAATAACATGCACTCCGAGGAGCTGCTCGCCTTCAAAATCCAACCTTAA